A window of the Streptococcus sp. 116-D4 genome harbors these coding sequences:
- the manA gene encoding mannose-6-phosphate isomerase, class I, with product MSEPLFLQSVMQEKIWGGTKLRDEFGYDIPSEKIGEYWAISAHPNGVSKVANGRYEGTNLATLYAEHRELFGNRPEPVFPLLTKILDANDWLSVQVHPDDAYGLEHEGELGKTECWYIIAADEGSEIIYGHNAKSKEELRQQIEDKNWDDLLTKVPVKAGDFFYVPSGTMHAIGAGILILETQQSSDTTYRVYDFDRKDDNGNLRELHLEKSIDVLNIGEPANSRPVTVKADDLRSTLLVSNEFFAVYKWEITGKVDFEKTADYSLLSVLTGQGQLIVDGKEYPIQKGSHFILPSDVEAWTLEGQGLELIVSHP from the coding sequence ATGTCAGAACCATTATTTTTACAATCAGTTATGCAAGAAAAAATCTGGGGTGGGACTAAACTACGTGATGAGTTTGGTTACGACATTCCAAGCGAAAAAATCGGAGAATATTGGGCCATCTCAGCTCACCCAAATGGAGTTTCTAAGGTAGCCAATGGCCGCTACGAGGGAACAAACCTTGCTACTTTGTATGCGGAACACCGTGAGTTGTTTGGTAATCGTCCAGAGCCAGTATTTCCGCTGTTGACCAAAATCCTTGATGCCAATGACTGGCTCAGTGTTCAAGTTCACCCAGACGATGCTTATGGACTAGAGCATGAAGGCGAGCTTGGAAAAACAGAGTGCTGGTACATCATCGCCGCAGATGAAGGTTCAGAGATTATCTACGGTCACAATGCCAAGTCAAAAGAAGAACTCCGCCAGCAAATTGAAGACAAGAACTGGGATGACTTGCTGACAAAGGTTCCTGTTAAGGCTGGGGATTTCTTCTATGTACCAAGTGGAACCATGCACGCTATCGGGGCGGGAATCTTGATTCTTGAAACCCAACAGTCTAGTGATACAACCTACCGTGTCTATGACTTTGACCGCAAGGATGATAATGGCAACTTGCGTGAGCTTCATCTTGAAAAATCCATCGATGTTTTAAATATCGGTGAGCCTGCAAATAGCCGTCCTGTGACTGTTAAAGCAGATGATTTGCGTTCAACTCTCCTTGTATCCAATGAATTCTTCGCAGTTTACAAGTGGGAAATTACTGGAAAAGTTGACTTCGAAAAGACAGCTGACTACAGCTTATTGAGTGTCTTGACTGGTCAAGGTCAGCTCATTGTAGACGGTAAGGAATATCCAATCCAAAAAGGTAGCCACTTTATCTTGCCAAGCGATGTTGAAGCATGGACTTTGGAAGGTCAAGGTCTAGAATTGATTGTTAGCCATCCATAA
- a CDS encoding 6-phospho-beta-glucosidase, with product MTERLQFPKGFLWGGATAANQCEGAYNLDGRGLANVDVVPIGPDREAIITGQKKMFSFEEGYFYPAKQAIDMYHHYKEDIALFAEMGFKTYRLSIAWTRIFPKGDEAEPNEAGLAFYEDLFKECHKYGIQPLVTITHFDCPMHLITEYGGWRNRRMLDFYENLCRTLFTRYKGLVKYWLTFNEINMILHAPFMGAGLCFEEGENQEQVKYQAAHHELVASALATKIAHEIDPENKVGCMLAAGQYYPNTAHPRDYWAAMEEDRKSYFFIDVQARGEYPSYAKKQWEHEEIEIEMTAEDLDLLKNYTVDFVSFSYYASRVASGDPKVKELTAGNVFASLKNPYLESSEWGWQIDPLGLRITLNAIWDRYQKPMFIVENGLGAMDTPDENGYVADDYRIAYLEAHIKAMRDAIYQDGVDLLGYTTWGCIDLVSAGTGEMNKRYGFIYVDRDNAGHGTLKRSKKKSFYWYKDVIASNGASIE from the coding sequence ATGACAGAAAGACTACAATTTCCAAAAGGTTTCCTCTGGGGCGGTGCTACGGCAGCTAATCAATGTGAGGGTGCTTATAATCTCGATGGGCGTGGATTGGCCAACGTTGATGTTGTCCCCATCGGTCCTGACCGTGAAGCCATTATCACAGGTCAGAAAAAGATGTTTTCGTTTGAGGAGGGCTATTTTTACCCAGCCAAGCAAGCTATTGATATGTACCATCATTACAAGGAAGATATTGCCCTTTTTGCGGAAATGGGCTTTAAAACATATCGGCTTTCCATTGCTTGGACAAGAATATTCCCCAAAGGAGATGAAGCAGAGCCAAATGAAGCTGGTCTAGCCTTTTATGAGGATTTGTTTAAGGAATGCCACAAGTATGGAATCCAACCTCTGGTAACCATCACGCATTTTGACTGCCCCATGCACTTAATTACTGAGTATGGTGGTTGGCGCAATCGTCGTATGTTGGACTTCTATGAGAATCTCTGTCGCACACTTTTTACCCGATACAAGGGTTTGGTCAAATACTGGCTTACCTTCAACGAAATCAACATGATTCTCCATGCCCCCTTTATGGGAGCTGGGCTCTGTTTTGAAGAAGGAGAAAATCAAGAACAGGTTAAATACCAAGCGGCTCACCATGAGTTGGTAGCTTCAGCTCTGGCGACTAAGATTGCCCACGAAATCGACCCCGAAAACAAGGTGGGATGTATGTTGGCAGCAGGGCAATACTATCCCAACACAGCCCATCCTAGAGACTACTGGGCAGCTATGGAGGAAGATCGCAAGAGTTACTTCTTCATCGATGTTCAAGCGCGTGGAGAATACCCAAGCTACGCCAAGAAGCAGTGGGAGCATGAAGAGATTGAAATTGAAATGACGGCAGAGGATCTAGACTTGTTGAAGAATTACACTGTTGACTTTGTTTCCTTCTCTTACTATGCAAGTCGAGTGGCCTCAGGGGATCCAAAAGTTAAAGAATTAACAGCTGGAAATGTTTTTGCCTCTCTCAAAAATCCTTATCTTGAATCCTCAGAATGGGGATGGCAGATTGACCCACTTGGCCTTCGTATCACCCTCAATGCCATCTGGGATCGTTACCAAAAACCTATGTTCATCGTAGAAAATGGTCTCGGTGCCATGGATACCCCTGATGAGAATGGTTATGTAGCAGATGACTATCGGATTGCTTACTTAGAGGCTCACATCAAGGCTATGCGAGATGCCATTTATCAAGATGGGGTAGACTTGCTTGGTTATACAACTTGGGGCTGTATCGATCTGGTTTCAGCTGGAACGGGCGAAATGAACAAGCGCTATGGCTTTATCTATGTGGATCGTGATAATGCTGGTCATGGAACTCTCAAACGTAGCAAGAAGAAGTCCTTCTACTGGTACAAGGATGTCATTGCCAGCAATGGTGCAAGTATTGAGTAA
- a CDS encoding VOC family protein has protein sequence MNLNQLDIIVSDVPQVCAELESILDKKADYVDNSFAQFTIGSHCLMLSQNHLIPLENFQSGIILHIEVEDVDQNQKRLKEIGIEILHGPCETDWGTESLLVKGPAGLVIDFYRMK, from the coding sequence ATGAATTTAAATCAATTAGATATTATCGTGTCAGATGTTCCCCAAGTCTGTGCTGAATTAGAGAGTATCTTGGATAAAAAGGCGGACTATGTTGATAACAGTTTTGCTCAGTTCACGATTGGCAGTCACTGTCTCATGTTATCCCAAAATCATTTGATTCCTTTGGAAAATTTTCAGTCAGGAATCATTCTACACATTGAGGTTGAGGATGTCGACCAGAACCAGAAGCGGTTAAAAGAGATTGGTATCGAGATTTTACACGGTCCTTGTGAAACGGATTGGGGAACAGAATCCCTGTTAGTTAAAGGCCCTGCTGGTCTAGTCATTGATTTTTATCGTATGAAATAG
- a CDS encoding SemiSWEET family transporter, translated as MSEKQMKVLGWVATFMSVMMYVSYFPQIMNNLAGQKGNFIQPLVAAINCSLWVYYGLFKKERDIPLVAANAPGIVFGLVTAITALI; from the coding sequence ATGTCTGAAAAACAAATGAAAGTTTTGGGTTGGGTAGCAACCTTCATGTCTGTTATGATGTACGTGTCTTACTTCCCACAAATTATGAACAACCTGGCTGGTCAAAAAGGGAATTTTATCCAGCCCTTGGTTGCAGCCATCAACTGTAGTCTCTGGGTTTACTACGGTCTTTTCAAGAAGGAAAGAGATATTCCCCTTGTTGCTGCCAATGCACCAGGTATTGTCTTTGGTCTAGTAACGGCTATCACAGCTTTGATTTAA
- a CDS encoding ATP-binding cassette domain-containing protein — protein MNKIFHYLDKKTKFYTIIGALANGGLALAQPLVVSQALSLNQGELTYSKIIQFAVFGFTVYFVLYSLMLFCNHTHNVFRREIQMNMRADLFDKLMTKKDFSEDEKITMLTQDMEYLGDNYLEKYINIICWSFVALLTAIYIISQNLLLGSIFVFFTILRPIPQFLMNKRLKYTGDDMAQGRVEVHNQVSDSIRGAHTLLMNQAISENQNRFWKINRNYQLAIQKFCFTHNIIFFCNGFMVFLSQVLPLVLGFYFAMAGQKVSVASLVAMYIAAGQLVSPIQTIMYDAVDIQGAKTTADKIFGVLEIGDVKQIDKKDAQELNALHIKNLSKTYGDRQLFTHLNLDVQAGQKVLIKGPSGCGKSTLFRLITGEEIADEGEIIGVTTVNECTSSFVSSIGIISQHPFLFNDTVRYNLTLGQEFSDEEVLAVLKQVKLDFELTGGMDFIIKNNGENISGGQRVRIELARFLLRRKNLLLADEVTATLDKENALMVHELLFSLPVMMLEIAHHIDDESRYQQVVDLGKY, from the coding sequence ATGAATAAAATATTTCACTATCTGGATAAGAAAACGAAGTTTTATACTATCATCGGTGCACTGGCAAATGGAGGTTTGGCTCTTGCTCAACCCCTAGTTGTATCCCAAGCCTTGTCCTTAAATCAAGGGGAACTGACTTATTCTAAAATCATACAGTTTGCTGTTTTTGGCTTTACAGTATACTTTGTCTTGTATAGCTTAATGCTCTTTTGTAATCATACACATAATGTTTTTCGGCGTGAAATTCAGATGAATATGAGGGCAGATTTATTTGACAAGCTGATGACAAAAAAAGATTTTAGCGAAGATGAAAAAATCACTATGCTCACACAAGATATGGAGTATTTGGGGGATAATTACTTAGAAAAATACATCAATATCATTTGCTGGAGCTTTGTAGCATTACTAACAGCGATTTATATTATTTCGCAAAATTTGTTGTTAGGTAGTATTTTTGTCTTTTTCACTATTTTACGTCCTATTCCTCAGTTCTTGATGAATAAAAGACTCAAATATACTGGTGATGACATGGCGCAAGGTAGAGTAGAAGTTCATAATCAAGTATCTGATAGTATCCGAGGAGCACACACTCTACTCATGAACCAAGCAATTTCTGAAAATCAGAACAGATTTTGGAAGATTAATCGAAATTATCAACTAGCCATTCAAAAATTTTGCTTTACCCATAATATTATTTTCTTTTGCAACGGTTTCATGGTTTTTTTAAGTCAAGTTTTACCACTTGTTTTAGGTTTTTACTTTGCTATGGCTGGGCAGAAAGTGTCAGTGGCAAGTCTTGTTGCCATGTACATCGCAGCAGGTCAGCTAGTGAGCCCTATTCAGACTATTATGTATGATGCTGTAGATATACAAGGGGCAAAAACGACAGCAGATAAGATTTTTGGAGTATTAGAAATTGGAGATGTAAAACAGATAGATAAAAAAGATGCGCAAGAATTGAATGCTCTGCACATTAAAAATTTAAGTAAAACCTATGGTGACAGACAACTTTTTACTCATCTAAATTTGGATGTTCAAGCAGGTCAGAAAGTTTTAATCAAAGGACCGAGTGGTTGTGGTAAGTCAACCTTGTTTCGACTCATTACTGGAGAAGAAATAGCAGATGAGGGAGAAATTATCGGTGTGACAACTGTTAATGAATGTACATCAAGTTTTGTATCCAGTATAGGAATTATTAGCCAACATCCATTTCTCTTTAACGATACAGTGCGTTATAATTTGACATTAGGACAAGAATTTTCTGATGAAGAGGTGCTTGCTGTTTTGAAACAAGTCAAACTAGATTTTGAATTGACGGGTGGGATGGATTTTATTATCAAAAATAACGGGGAGAATATTTCTGGGGGACAAAGAGTAAGGATTGAATTGGCACGCTTTCTTCTTCGTAGAAAAAATCTGTTATTGGCTGATGAAGTGACCGCAACCCTAGATAAAGAAAACGCCCTCATGGTACATGAACTACTATTTTCTCTTCCTGTTATGATGTTAGAAATTGCCCATCATATTGATGATGAAAGTAGATATCAACAAGTTGTAGATTTAGGAAAATATTAA
- a CDS encoding radical SAM protein, producing MKLSRYVLRYDTEDGSVYFNTKNNHSFLITNELKKNIQENKTTGSEYIAYLEENRYLREDNEVNKYLKQIEDRNNEILEFTILTHGDCNFRCKYCYEHFKNIGMSIETENAILKFAEEKLSNSQYHFLRIAWFGGEPLLGYKTIQRLSLEFLKICERFGITYSASITTNGFLLTSSKFEKLVREYDVTNFQITIDGDGESHDSQRVLKNQKGSYARILDNLHKMKDSDLDFICTLRFNISKENYDHMESFLLNDGRYFKNDDRFFLLYHNIGNWGQGDRSKDDCVTVFKNDMSFGISKKAVDLGYHLSLPSIVVHNSFSCYANRLNHYMFNVRGIVQACTVALYDNQNVFGNINTGLINKDKMKGWFLSVREDCKTCPFVLICKSGFCPMAKHITELSSSVICKNMQEKIRKNLALYAISGCYEDILDVD from the coding sequence ATGAAATTATCACGATATGTCTTAAGGTATGATACTGAAGATGGTAGTGTATATTTTAATACCAAAAATAATCATTCATTTTTAATTACGAATGAATTGAAGAAGAATATACAAGAAAATAAAACAACGGGAAGTGAATATATTGCCTATTTGGAAGAGAATAGATATTTACGTGAAGACAATGAGGTAAACAAATATTTAAAACAGATAGAAGATAGGAATAATGAGATACTAGAGTTTACAATTCTTACTCATGGAGATTGTAATTTTCGATGTAAGTATTGTTATGAACACTTTAAAAATATTGGAATGTCTATTGAAACAGAAAATGCTATTTTGAAATTTGCTGAAGAAAAATTGAGTAATTCTCAATATCATTTCCTAAGGATAGCATGGTTTGGTGGAGAACCTCTGTTAGGCTATAAAACAATTCAACGGCTTTCACTAGAATTTTTGAAAATTTGTGAGCGATTTGGAATAACGTATTCAGCAAGTATTACTACTAATGGATTTTTGTTAACATCTTCCAAATTTGAAAAATTAGTAAGAGAGTATGATGTTACTAATTTTCAGATTACTATTGATGGTGATGGAGAGAGTCATGATTCTCAACGTGTGTTAAAAAATCAAAAAGGTTCCTATGCGCGAATTTTAGACAATCTTCATAAAATGAAGGATAGTGATTTAGATTTTATTTGTACGTTAAGATTCAATATATCGAAGGAAAATTATGACCATATGGAGTCATTTCTATTAAATGATGGTCGTTACTTTAAAAATGATGATAGATTTTTTCTTCTATATCATAATATTGGTAACTGGGGACAAGGAGATCGTTCTAAAGACGACTGTGTTACAGTATTTAAAAATGATATGAGTTTTGGTATTTCTAAGAAAGCAGTTGATTTGGGGTACCATCTATCTTTGCCAAGCATTGTGGTTCACAATTCCTTTTCTTGTTATGCCAATCGTTTAAATCACTATATGTTTAATGTTAGAGGTATTGTACAAGCATGTACAGTTGCTTTGTACGATAATCAAAATGTTTTTGGAAATATCAATACTGGATTGATTAACAAAGATAAAATGAAAGGATGGTTTTTATCTGTTAGAGAAGATTGTAAAACATGTCCCTTTGTTTTGATTTGTAAATCAGGCTTTTGTCCAATGGCCAAGCATATTACGGAATTAAGCTCTTCTGTGATTTGTAAGAATATGCAAGAGAAAATTCGTAAAAATCTAGCACTTTATGCTATTTCCGGATGCTATGAAGATATTTTAGATGTGGACTAG
- a CDS encoding sodium-dependent transporter has translation MSEKSQWGSKLGFILASAGSAIGLGAVWKFPYMTAANGGGGFLLVFLISTILIGFPLLLAEFALGRSAGVSAIKTFGKLGDNKNYNFIGWIGAFALFILLSFYSVIGGWVLVYLGIAIAKAFQIGISSDYAQLFTDIISNPWIALGSQALFIFLNIFIVSKGVQKGIERASKVMMPLLFIIFVIIIGRSLSLPNAMEGVVYFLKPDFSKLTSAGLLYALGQSFFALSLGVTAMLTYASYLDKKTNLVQSGMSIVAMNISVSIMAGLAIFPAMSSFNIQSEGGPSLLFIVLPQLFDKMPFGAIFYILFLLLFLFATITSSVVMLEINVGNITDQDNEKRNKWSLILGILTFIFGIPSALSYGVMADVQIFGKTFFDAMDFLVSNLLMPFGALCLSLFTGYIFKKALAMEELHLDETPWKQGLFQVWLFLLRFIIPIIIIVVFIAQFM, from the coding sequence ATGTCTGAAAAATCGCAATGGGGCTCAAAACTTGGCTTTATTCTTGCCTCTGCTGGTTCTGCTATTGGTCTTGGGGCCGTTTGGAAGTTCCCTTACATGACTGCCGCCAACGGTGGGGGAGGCTTTTTACTGGTCTTTCTCATCTCAACAATTTTAATTGGTTTTCCACTTTTACTTGCTGAGTTTGCTCTTGGTCGAAGTGCGGGCGTGTCAGCAATTAAAACCTTTGGAAAACTAGGCGATAACAAGAACTACAACTTTATCGGTTGGATTGGTGCCTTTGCCCTTTTCATCCTCTTATCTTTCTACAGTGTTATCGGGGGATGGGTTTTAGTTTATCTAGGTATCGCTATTGCTAAAGCCTTCCAAATTGGGATTAGCAGTGATTATGCCCAGCTCTTCACAGATATTATTTCTAATCCTTGGATTGCCCTTGGGTCTCAAGCTCTTTTTATTTTCCTCAACATCTTTATTGTATCTAAGGGAGTCCAAAAAGGAATTGAAAGAGCATCGAAAGTTATGATGCCCCTCCTCTTTATCATCTTTGTCATTATTATCGGGCGCTCTCTAAGCTTGCCAAATGCTATGGAAGGGGTCGTATACTTCCTCAAACCTGACTTTTCTAAGCTAACCAGTGCTGGTCTCCTCTATGCTCTAGGGCAATCTTTCTTTGCATTATCGCTCGGTGTTACGGCCATGTTGACCTATGCTTCTTACTTGGACAAGAAAACCAATCTGGTTCAATCAGGTATGTCTATCGTTGCCATGAATATTTCTGTATCGATCATGGCAGGACTCGCTATTTTCCCAGCTATGTCATCCTTTAACATCCAGTCTGAAGGTGGTCCGAGTCTCCTCTTTATCGTCTTGCCCCAACTCTTTGACAAGATGCCTTTTGGTGCTATTTTCTACATCCTCTTTCTCTTGCTTTTCCTCTTTGCGACGATTACTTCTTCTGTCGTTATGCTGGAAATTAATGTTGGAAATATCACTGACCAAGATAACGAAAAACGTAATAAATGGAGTCTTATTTTAGGTATCTTGACCTTTATCTTTGGTATCCCTTCGGCCCTATCTTACGGTGTCATGGCGGATGTTCAAATCTTTGGGAAAACCTTCTTTGATGCTATGGATTTCTTGGTTTCCAACCTCCTCATGCCTTTTGGTGCTCTCTGCTTGTCTCTTTTTACAGGCTATATTTTCAAAAAGGCTCTTGCTATGGAGGAACTCCATCTTGATGAAACACCGTGGAAACAAGGACTGTTCCAAGTCTGGCTCTTCCTTCTTCGTTTCATCATTCCAATCATCATCATCGTGGTCTTTATCGCCCAATTTATGTAA
- the spxB gene encoding pyruvate oxidase, with translation MTQGKITASAAMLNVLKTWGVDTIYGIPSGTLSSLMDALAEEKDIRFLQVRHEETGALAAVMQAKFGGSIGVAVGSGGPGATHLINGVYDAAMDNTPFLAILGSRPVNELNMDAFQELNQNPMYNGIAVYNKRVAYAEQLPKVIDEACRAAVSKKGPAVVEIPVNFGFQEIDENSYYGSGSYERSFIAPALNEVEINKAVEILNNAERPVIYAGYGGVKAGEVITELSRKIKAPIITTGKNFEAFEWNYEGLTGSAYRVGWKPANEVVFEADTVLFLGSNFPFAEVYEAFKNTEKFIQVDIDPYKLGKRHALDASILGDAGQAAKAILDKVNPVESTPWWRANVKNNQNWRDYMNKLEGKTEGELQLYQVYNAINKHADQDAIYSIDVGDTTQTSTRHLHMTPKNMWRTSPLFATMGIALPGGIAAKKDNPDRQIWNIMGDGAFNMCYPDVITNVQYDLPVINVVFSNGKYAFIKDKYEDTNKHLFGCDFPNADYAKIAEAQGAVGFTVDRIEDIDAVVAEAVKLNKEGKTVVIDAHITPHRPLPVEVLELDPKQHSEEAIKAFKEKYEAEELVPFRLFLEEEGLQSRAIK, from the coding sequence ATGACTCAAGGAAAAATTACTGCATCTGCAGCAATGCTTAACGTATTGAAAACATGGGGCGTAGACACTATCTACGGTATCCCATCAGGAACACTCAGCTCATTGATGGATGCTTTGGCTGAAGAAAAAGATATCCGCTTCTTGCAAGTTCGCCACGAAGAAACAGGTGCTCTTGCAGCGGTTATGCAAGCTAAATTCGGCGGTTCTATCGGTGTTGCAGTTGGTTCAGGTGGACCTGGTGCAACTCACTTGATCAACGGTGTATACGATGCAGCTATGGATAACACTCCATTCCTTGCTATCCTTGGATCACGTCCAGTTAACGAATTGAACATGGATGCTTTCCAAGAATTGAACCAAAACCCAATGTACAACGGTATCGCTGTTTACAACAAACGTGTAGCTTACGCAGAGCAATTGCCAAAAGTGATTGACGAAGCTTGCCGTGCTGCCGTTTCTAAAAAAGGTCCAGCTGTCGTTGAAATTCCAGTAAACTTTGGTTTCCAAGAAATCGACGAAAACTCATACTACGGTTCAGGTTCTTACGAGCGTTCATTCATCGCTCCTGCTTTGAACGAAGTTGAAATCAACAAAGCAGTTGAAATTTTGAACAACGCTGAACGTCCAGTTATCTACGCTGGTTACGGTGGTGTTAAAGCTGGTGAAGTAATCACTGAATTGTCACGTAAAATCAAAGCACCAATCATCACAACTGGTAAAAACTTCGAAGCCTTCGAATGGAACTACGAAGGTTTGACAGGTTCTGCTTACCGTGTTGGTTGGAAACCAGCTAACGAAGTGGTCTTTGAAGCAGACACAGTTCTTTTCCTTGGTTCAAACTTCCCATTTGCTGAAGTTTACGAAGCATTCAAGAATACTGAAAAATTCATCCAAGTGGATATCGACCCTTACAAACTTGGTAAACGTCATGCCCTAGACGCTTCAATCCTTGGTGATGCAGGTCAAGCAGCGAAAGCAATCCTTGACAAAGTGAATCCAGTTGAATCTACTCCATGGTGGCGTGCAAACGTGAAGAATAACCAAAACTGGCGTGATTACATGAACAAACTCGAAGGTAAAACTGAGGGTGAATTGCAATTGTATCAAGTTTACAATGCAATCAACAAACATGCTGATCAAGACGCTATCTACTCAATCGACGTAGGTGACACTACTCAAACATCTACTCGTCACCTTCACATGACACCTAAGAACATGTGGCGTACATCTCCACTCTTTGCGACAATGGGTATTGCCCTTCCTGGTGGTATCGCTGCTAAGAAAGACAATCCAGATCGCCAAATATGGAACATCATGGGTGACGGTGCATTCAACATGTGCTACCCAGACGTTATCACAAACGTTCAATACGACCTTCCAGTTATCAACGTTGTCTTCTCAAATGGTAAATATGCCTTCATCAAGGACAAATACGAAGACACAAACAAACACTTGTTTGGTTGTGACTTCCCTAATGCTGACTATGCGAAAATCGCTGAAGCGCAAGGTGCTGTAGGATTTACAGTTGACCGTATCGAAGACATCGATGCAGTTGTTGCAGAAGCTGTTAAATTGAACAAAGAAGGTAAAACTGTTGTTATCGATGCTCACATCACTCCACATCGTCCACTTCCAGTAGAAGTACTTGAGTTGGATCCAAAACAACACTCAGAAGAAGCAATCAAAGCCTTCAAGGAAAAATACGAAGCTGAAGAGCTTGTACCATTCCGCCTCTTCTTAGAAGAAGAAGGATTGCAATCACGAGCAATTAAATAA